A DNA window from Trichomycterus rosablanca isolate fTriRos1 chromosome 9, fTriRos1.hap1, whole genome shotgun sequence contains the following coding sequences:
- the stmn4 gene encoding stathmin-4 → MTLAAYREKLKELPLVSLFCSCINANVADKQTYKAEDAVDLNWCEIKDVEVIELNKQASGQAFEVILKPPSFDGVPELNTFMPQRKDPSLEEIQKKLEAAEERRKFQEAELLKHLAEKREHEREVIQKAFEENNNFIKNAKEKLEQKMEINKENREALLAAMLERLQEKDKHAEEVRKNKELKEEACR, encoded by the exons ATGACCCTGGCAG CATATCGAGAGAAACTGAAGGAGCTCCCTCTAGTGTCCCTCTTCTGTTCCTGCATCAATGCAAATGTAGCTGACAAGCAAACGTACAAGGCTGAAG ATGCAGTAGACCTCAACTGGTGTGAGATCAAGGACGTGGAGGTGATCGAGTTAAATAAGCAAGCATCAGGCCAGGCATTTGAGGTGATCCTAAAGCCCCCTTCATTCGACGGCGTGCCTGAGCTAAACACCTTCATGCCACAACGCAAGGACCCCTCCCTGGAGGAGATCCAGAAGAAGCTGGAGGCTGCTGAGGAGAGACGAAAG TTCCAGGAAGCAGAGCTGCTAAAACACCTGGCTGAGAAGAGAGAGCACGAGAGGGAGGTCATCCAGAAGGCATTTGAGGAAAACAACAACTTCATCAAGAATGCTAAAGAAAAGCTGGAACAAAAGATGGAAATCAACAAAGAAAATCGTGAGGCCCTGCTGGCTGCCATGCTGGAGAGGCTTCAAGAAAAG GACAAGCATGCAGAGGAAGTGAGGAAGAATAAAGAGCTGAAGGAGGAGGCGTGCCGATAG
- the il17a/f3 gene encoding interleukin 17a/f3, whose amino-acid sequence MQISMLLKAILLLMMVTLLIEANCVSTRKKGKKEKKTRNPTKSLSQRKNKKMQLYVDPAMINQLNVSQNKHSLSPWTYDTTFENSRIPNYISEAKCVRTGCLTNGGHEDTGLQSKPIFYQILVLRRVSGRKKYSFKVEKKTVSVGCTCVRPNVITQI is encoded by the exons ATGCAGATCTCAATG CTTCTCAAGGCCATACTCTTGCTGATGATGGTTACATTATTAATTGAAGCAAACTGTGTTTCCACAAGAAAGAAGGGAAAGAAGGAAAAGAAAACCAGAAATCCGACTAAGAGCCTTTCCCAACGGAAGAATAAGAAAATGCAGCTTTATGTTGATCCTGCAATGATAAACCAGTTGAACGTATCCCAAAACAAGCACTCCTTGTCACCGTGGACTTATGA CACCACGTTTGAGAATTCCCGCATCCCGAACTACATCTCTGAAGCAAAGTGTGTAAGGACAGGCTGCTTGACCAATGGTGGACATGAAGACACTGGACTGCAGTCAAAACCAATCTTTTACCAAATCCTGGTGCTTAGGAGAGTAAGTGGCCGAAAGAAGTACTCATTCAAGGTGGAGAAAAAGACCGTCAGTGTGGGGTGCACATGTGTCAGACCCAACGTCATTACTCAGATCTAG